In Flammeovirgaceae bacterium 311, one DNA window encodes the following:
- a CDS encoding gluconate 5-dehydrogenase (COG1028 Dehydrogenases with different specificities (related to short-chain alcohol dehydrogenases)), which produces MNNLFDLSGKVALVTGATHGLGMAMTKALGRAGANLVVNGNTPAKMENALQEYRNEGLEVQGYLFDVTNEAQVQENIATIERELGPIEILVNNAGMIKRVPALEMEVDEFRKVLDVDLTGPFIMSKHVARYMVERKRGKIINICSMMSELGRDTVSAYAAAKGGLKMLTRNLATEWAKHNIQVNGLGPGYFATDQTAPIRVNGHPFNEFIINRTPAGRWGDPDDLGGTIVFLASRASDFVNGQIIYVDGGILATIGKPSNE; this is translated from the coding sequence ATGAATAATCTGTTTGATTTAAGCGGAAAAGTAGCCCTGGTAACAGGCGCCACCCATGGTTTAGGCATGGCCATGACCAAGGCGCTGGGCAGAGCCGGTGCCAACCTGGTGGTAAATGGCAATACGCCTGCAAAGATGGAAAATGCCCTGCAGGAATACAGAAATGAAGGCCTGGAGGTGCAGGGGTATCTTTTTGATGTAACCAATGAAGCACAGGTACAGGAGAACATCGCTACCATTGAGCGGGAGCTTGGTCCAATTGAAATCCTGGTAAACAATGCTGGTATGATCAAGCGTGTACCGGCCCTGGAGATGGAGGTAGATGAGTTCAGAAAGGTACTGGATGTAGACCTAACTGGTCCCTTTATCATGTCTAAACATGTGGCCCGGTATATGGTGGAGCGTAAACGAGGCAAGATTATTAACATATGCTCCATGATGAGCGAGCTGGGCCGAGATACTGTATCGGCTTATGCAGCTGCCAAAGGAGGCTTAAAAATGCTCACGCGCAACCTGGCTACCGAGTGGGCAAAGCACAATATACAGGTAAACGGATTAGGGCCAGGCTACTTTGCCACCGACCAGACAGCCCCTATCCGTGTAAACGGCCATCCGTTTAATGAATTTATCATTAACCGCACTCCGGCCGGGCGCTGGGGCGATCCCGATGACCTGGGTGGCACCATTGTTTTTCTGGCCAGCAGAGCCAGTGATTTTGTAAACGGACAAATTATTTATGTTGATGGTGGCATTCTGGCTACGATTGGAAAACCCAGCAACGAGTAA
- a CDS encoding 5-keto-4-deoxyuronate isomerase (COG3717 5-keto 4-deoxyuronate isomerase), protein MSTHFSTRHAIHPADSKHYDTAKLRESYLIEGLFQKNTIQLTYTLYDRLIVGGVHPVDESVRLESFPTLRSEHFLDRREIGIINVGDTSRITVEGEEYELANKEALYIGMGVKEVVFHPAASGNTYFYFNSAPAHRSNPTKKVSLAEAETVELGSMENSNHRTIRKVLINSVVDTCQLQMGVTELKPGSVWNTMPAHTHDRRMEAYFYFDLPEDQTVCHFMGEPQETRHLFIKNREAVISPPWSIHSGAGTSNYTFIWGMAGENLDYNDMDKVSPTDLK, encoded by the coding sequence ATGAGTACACATTTTTCCACCAGACACGCCATTCACCCCGCCGACAGCAAACATTATGATACAGCAAAACTGCGGGAGTCGTACCTTATTGAAGGTCTTTTTCAGAAGAATACTATTCAGCTAACCTATACTTTATATGATCGGCTGATAGTGGGTGGTGTGCATCCGGTTGATGAATCAGTGCGCCTTGAAAGCTTCCCTACCCTGCGTTCCGAGCATTTCCTGGACCGCAGAGAAATAGGCATCATCAATGTTGGCGATACCAGCCGTATAACGGTTGAGGGTGAAGAATATGAGCTGGCCAATAAGGAGGCACTCTATATAGGTATGGGTGTTAAAGAGGTGGTATTCCACCCGGCTGCCAGCGGCAACACATATTTCTATTTCAATTCTGCCCCGGCACACAGGAGCAACCCCACTAAAAAAGTATCTCTCGCCGAGGCCGAGACCGTTGAGCTTGGGTCAATGGAAAACTCGAACCACCGGACCATTCGCAAGGTGCTGATCAATTCAGTAGTAGATACCTGCCAGCTGCAAATGGGGGTTACCGAGCTGAAACCAGGCAGTGTATGGAACACCATGCCGGCTCATACCCACGACCGACGTATGGAAGCTTACTTTTATTTTGATTTGCCGGAAGACCAGACGGTGTGCCATTTTATGGGTGAACCTCAGGAAACCCGCCATCTGTTTATCAAAAACCGGGAGGCTGTGATCTCCCCTCCCTGGTCGATCCACAGCGGGGCCGGCACCAGCAACTATACTTTTATATGGGGAATGGCCGGAGAAAATCTGGACTACAACGATATGGACAAAGTTTCTCCCACTGATTTAAAATAA
- a CDS encoding SusC/RagA family TonB-linked outer membrane protein (COG1629 Outer membrane receptor proteins, mostly Fe transport) produces the protein MSLTFFTPGEGGAYAQEGLNGELSLNQTFSTQKKGPNGANVYAMNLGGVATADREKTAAAVQIRVSGTVTSTDDNLGMPGVAIRVKGTSTGVVTDMDGKYTVEVPSESSVLQFSYIGYVTEEVVVGSRSTINIEMYPDLETLEEVVVVGYGTQKKSDLTGAVGDIEGAKIAERGTVNPLQAVQGQVAGVDISAGSGRAGAGYNIRIRGQNSLQGGNPLFVVDGIIVDDIDFLNPQDIESMNILKDASSTAIYGSRGSNGVVIISTKRGANVQRTSIAYEGYYGVRQNARMPDFMTGDEWWEYRQNTYISGELEAGRPYDASVGGVTGSPLLRERLANRDYYDWQSAFLQTGQQQNHWLTISGTSKEKMSYLIGAGYQEEKGNLMNEFFKRYNFKASVNHKISDRWEAGSNFNFSLTDLEQGSQNAVINAYRMSPLVTPYDSTGELLFQPAKYDGISFTSSVNPLLDMANSEDNTRRIYGVGNLFLQYNPVEWLNIRTTFSPEIDFRRRGRYWGSLTESRGGAAPAASRETREEFSYIWDNLVTANKQFDVHSLTFTGLFSMQYDRRESEFINVLNLPFNSSHYNLGSAGPDNVQDVGSNYIQRSLLSYMARVNYSFMDKYLLTLSARWDGSSVLAPGYKWSAFPSAAVAWRVIEEGFMQDVDFISNLKARLSYGYTGNNNIDPYSTSVLAGQGVLYGFGDQTVNGFPAGSIVNPALTWERTREVNFGIDYGFFNGRVNGSVDVYDKLSTGLLMERDLPLESGSGSLIDNIGSVSNKGIELSLQTFNIQTRDISWSTSFNYSRNKNEIIEIFGGEVTQYIGEDDTWIVGQPVDINYNYVFGGIWQENERDQALLYGQTPGMAKVLDLDDDGVITGDDRAVLGTAFPSWTGGVSTTLNVKQFDLSASLFTRQGVQVYSPFHAEFTALHDRGRAKLNVNYYMPANEVTHARESNEYPQPNNVGSYWRNNGVGYYKDASFVKVQNISLGYTFSKELLERVKMQNLRLYLNVLNPFVFTDYNGFDPEWADQSLNNTGNSYITYQIGVNARF, from the coding sequence ATGTCGTTAACATTTTTTACTCCGGGAGAAGGAGGCGCTTACGCACAGGAAGGCCTAAATGGGGAATTAAGCCTAAATCAAACTTTTTCAACACAAAAAAAAGGACCAAATGGTGCAAACGTTTACGCTATGAACCTTGGAGGAGTAGCAACTGCCGACAGGGAAAAAACTGCAGCAGCAGTACAGATCCGGGTAAGCGGTACTGTAACTTCAACAGATGATAATTTGGGCATGCCAGGTGTTGCCATCAGGGTAAAAGGTACCTCTACAGGGGTAGTTACCGATATGGATGGCAAATACACGGTAGAAGTACCTTCCGAAAGCTCTGTACTCCAGTTTTCCTATATAGGTTATGTAACAGAAGAAGTGGTGGTGGGCAGCCGCAGCACGATCAATATAGAAATGTATCCCGACCTGGAAACACTGGAAGAAGTAGTGGTAGTGGGATATGGTACTCAGAAAAAGAGTGACCTGACCGGTGCAGTGGGTGATATAGAAGGTGCGAAAATTGCGGAAAGAGGAACTGTAAACCCACTACAGGCTGTACAGGGCCAGGTAGCAGGTGTTGATATTTCTGCCGGCTCAGGCCGTGCCGGTGCCGGTTACAATATTCGGATCAGGGGCCAGAACTCTCTTCAGGGTGGCAACCCGCTTTTTGTTGTGGACGGTATTATCGTGGATGATATCGACTTTCTGAATCCGCAGGATATCGAAAGCATGAACATCCTGAAAGATGCTTCGTCTACCGCTATCTATGGTTCCCGAGGTTCTAATGGTGTGGTTATCATTTCTACTAAAAGAGGGGCCAATGTACAAAGAACCTCTATTGCCTATGAGGGCTACTATGGTGTTCGTCAGAATGCCCGTATGCCTGATTTTATGACCGGCGATGAGTGGTGGGAGTATCGTCAAAACACCTATATCTCTGGTGAACTTGAAGCTGGACGCCCATATGATGCAAGTGTTGGCGGTGTTACCGGTAGTCCGTTGCTTAGGGAGCGCCTGGCAAACAGAGATTACTACGACTGGCAAAGCGCCTTTTTGCAAACCGGCCAGCAGCAGAACCACTGGCTGACCATTTCAGGCACCAGCAAAGAAAAAATGAGCTACCTGATAGGTGCAGGTTATCAGGAAGAAAAAGGAAACCTGATGAATGAGTTTTTCAAGCGATACAACTTTAAAGCTAGTGTTAACCATAAAATAAGTGATCGCTGGGAAGCCGGTTCTAATTTCAACTTCTCGTTAACAGATCTTGAGCAAGGCAGCCAGAATGCCGTGATCAATGCTTACCGCATGTCTCCCCTGGTAACGCCTTACGATTCAACAGGTGAACTGCTGTTCCAGCCTGCTAAGTATGATGGTATCAGTTTTACCAGCTCGGTAAATCCGCTACTCGACATGGCCAATTCCGAGGATAACACACGCAGAATCTATGGAGTAGGTAACCTGTTCCTGCAGTACAATCCTGTAGAATGGCTGAACATCCGCACCACTTTTTCTCCTGAAATCGATTTCCGCAGAAGAGGCCGCTACTGGGGCTCTTTAACAGAATCAAGAGGGGGTGCAGCGCCTGCCGCTTCAAGGGAAACACGTGAAGAGTTTTCTTATATCTGGGATAACTTAGTAACCGCTAACAAGCAGTTCGATGTTCATAGCCTGACGTTCACTGGTCTCTTCAGCATGCAGTATGACCGCAGGGAAAGTGAATTCATCAACGTGCTTAACCTGCCCTTTAATTCATCGCACTACAACCTTGGCTCTGCCGGCCCCGATAATGTGCAGGATGTTGGCAGTAATTATATACAGCGCTCGTTGCTTTCCTATATGGCGCGTGTGAATTATTCATTCATGGACAAATACCTGCTTACCCTGTCTGCACGCTGGGATGGTTCTTCCGTGCTGGCTCCTGGTTATAAGTGGTCTGCTTTCCCTTCTGCTGCGGTTGCCTGGCGTGTAATCGAAGAGGGCTTTATGCAGGATGTTGATTTTATATCCAATCTAAAAGCCCGCCTAAGCTACGGCTACACGGGTAACAATAACATTGATCCATACAGCACTTCAGTACTGGCAGGACAAGGTGTTCTGTACGGCTTTGGTGATCAGACAGTAAACGGATTTCCTGCAGGCAGTATCGTAAACCCTGCTCTTACCTGGGAGCGTACCAGGGAAGTGAACTTTGGTATTGATTATGGTTTCTTCAACGGCAGGGTAAATGGTAGTGTAGATGTGTATGACAAACTGTCCACCGGTCTGCTGATGGAACGTGACCTTCCCCTTGAATCCGGTTCTGGTTCATTGATCGATAACATTGGATCTGTAAGCAACAAAGGTATTGAATTATCACTACAGACGTTCAACATCCAAACCAGAGACATCAGCTGGAGCACTTCCTTTAACTACTCCAGGAACAAAAACGAGATCATAGAGATCTTTGGCGGTGAGGTTACCCAGTATATAGGCGAAGATGATACCTGGATTGTGGGGCAGCCTGTGGATATTAACTATAACTATGTATTTGGTGGTATCTGGCAGGAAAATGAAAGAGATCAGGCACTTCTGTATGGTCAGACACCCGGTATGGCGAAAGTACTGGACCTGGACGATGACGGAGTGATTACCGGTGACGACAGAGCTGTACTTGGAACTGCATTCCCAAGCTGGACAGGTGGTGTATCCACTACGCTGAATGTAAAGCAGTTCGATCTGTCAGCATCACTTTTCACCCGCCAGGGAGTACAGGTATACAGTCCTTTCCATGCTGAGTTTACAGCATTACACGACAGGGGCCGTGCCAAGCTCAACGTAAATTATTACATGCCTGCAAATGAGGTAACACATGCCCGAGAGTCTAACGAATATCCGCAACCTAACAATGTAGGTTCTTACTGGCGTAACAACGGTGTTGGGTATTACAAAGATGCTTCTTTCGTGAAGGTTCAGAACATCTCACTGGGTTATACTTTCTCTAAAGAGCTGTTAGAAAGGGTGAAAATGCAGAACCTGCGTCTGTACTTAAATGTACTGAACCCATTTGTGTTCACCGATTATAATGGTTTTGATCCGGAATGGGCAGACCAAAGCCTGAACAATACAGGTAACAGCTATATCACATATCAAATAGGGGTAAACGCCAGATTCTAA
- a CDS encoding RagB/SusD family protein — protein sequence MLFSAVGCNDYLEEVNNSNVVAEEFYTTQEGYESLVNATYATLRDVYGIEPWVFSAGTDLFVEGRNQQPEGISEYRNLGPAEGAVEEFYLNVYAAIRQANTALYYNDITEETAVLEQRKGEVKFLRAYYYFLLVQQFGDVALVTDFLNEVVTEFERRPASEVYQFILSEMEEALELVPENAENRGRVDKAAVYHFLAKVHLTRGYESYAAADDFQKAAAYADEAISRGSLVNSFEELFFPGNENNEEVLFAVQYSSSSIVDPREDGHMQNLFFGPYLGGEGAVQGYPYRSNTLVPTMFLFDAFSEHDARFEATFMVEVYDRYYDYYDRNGELNDLVVETYFAPRWAVQDTAAWRAANTETRAAARIRPYPIGWEAGANSLDGTSPGLKKFDDPKSAFSNNGSSTRDIILARLGETYLIAAEAYLQAGQQGTAAERINAVRLRAAKPGREAEMRITAANVDIDFILNERARELAGEYHRWFDLKRTGKLIERTQLYNRDIRTWFESGINPFEGTGGNLKILRPIPQLAIDLNEADVQQNPGY from the coding sequence ATGCTATTTTCTGCGGTGGGCTGTAACGATTACCTGGAAGAGGTAAACAATTCCAATGTAGTTGCAGAAGAGTTTTATACTACTCAAGAAGGGTACGAAAGCCTGGTGAATGCTACTTATGCAACACTTCGGGATGTTTATGGCATTGAGCCATGGGTGTTCTCTGCCGGTACCGATCTGTTTGTAGAGGGCCGTAACCAGCAGCCGGAGGGCATCAGTGAATACCGGAACCTGGGCCCGGCAGAAGGAGCAGTGGAAGAGTTTTACCTGAATGTATACGCAGCTATTCGTCAGGCAAACACTGCCCTTTATTACAATGATATAACAGAGGAAACAGCCGTGCTGGAACAGCGCAAGGGAGAAGTTAAATTCCTGCGGGCTTACTATTACTTTCTGCTGGTACAGCAGTTTGGCGATGTTGCACTGGTAACTGACTTTCTGAATGAAGTGGTTACAGAGTTTGAGAGAAGACCTGCTTCTGAGGTTTACCAGTTTATTCTTTCAGAAATGGAAGAAGCGCTGGAGCTGGTACCGGAAAATGCAGAAAACCGTGGACGCGTTGATAAGGCGGCGGTGTACCACTTCCTGGCTAAAGTGCATTTAACAAGAGGGTATGAGTCTTATGCAGCGGCAGATGATTTTCAGAAAGCAGCTGCTTATGCAGATGAGGCTATCTCCAGAGGCTCCCTGGTTAATTCCTTCGAGGAACTGTTCTTCCCAGGTAATGAGAATAACGAAGAAGTACTGTTTGCTGTGCAATATTCATCTTCTTCTATTGTAGATCCCCGTGAAGATGGTCATATGCAGAATCTCTTCTTTGGACCTTACCTTGGGGGTGAAGGAGCTGTGCAGGGATATCCGTATCGCTCAAACACCCTGGTACCAACCATGTTCCTGTTCGATGCATTCAGCGAGCATGACGCTCGTTTCGAGGCTACTTTTATGGTAGAGGTATACGATCGCTACTACGACTACTACGACAGAAATGGCGAACTTAATGACCTTGTTGTTGAGACCTACTTTGCTCCACGCTGGGCAGTGCAGGATACAGCAGCCTGGCGTGCAGCCAATACCGAAACCCGTGCAGCAGCAAGGATCAGACCTTACCCCATTGGATGGGAAGCTGGTGCAAACTCACTGGATGGTACTTCTCCAGGTCTCAAAAAGTTTGACGATCCTAAATCAGCCTTCTCCAACAATGGTAGCAGCACCCGTGACATTATTCTGGCACGTTTAGGCGAAACTTATCTGATAGCTGCAGAAGCTTACCTGCAAGCGGGCCAGCAGGGTACTGCGGCAGAAAGAATCAATGCTGTGCGCTTACGTGCCGCCAAACCAGGCAGAGAAGCTGAAATGAGAATCACAGCTGCTAATGTAGACATAGATTTCATTCTGAATGAACGGGCAAGAGAGCTGGCAGGTGAGTATCACCGCTGGTTTGACTTGAAGCGCACAGGTAAACTGATAGAGAGAACTCAGCTTTACAATCGTGATATCAGGACTTGGTTTGAAAGTGGTATTAATCCTTTCGAGGGCACCGGCGGAAACCTGAAGATCCTGCGCCCTATCCCACAACTGGCCATTGACCTGAATGAAGCAGATGTTCAGCAAAATCCCGGTTATTAA
- a CDS encoding pectate lyase, whose translation MIKNYPYFAGLLIALLIVFSGPARGQEQQLAFPGAEGFGRYTIGGRGGAVIEVTNLNSSGPGSFREAVEKSGARTVVFRVSGVIHLETDLRIRNGNLTIAGQTAPGDGITIKGSGLVINADNVIIRYLRIRPGDVEARELDAMWGRENKDIIIDHCSLSWSTDEVGSFYDNENFTMQWCILSESLYESVHDKGRHGYGGIWGGKGATFHHNLLAHHSSRNPRFNGARYTTTPETELVDFRNNVIFNWGSNSAYGGEGGNHNMVANYYKPGPSTSGAKRYRIINPSYDSSLPWGKWYVADNFVEGYPEVSADNWNGGVQGPNADDLATIRVNDPFQFAPVETQPAQAAFTSVLAAAGASYPYRDPIDARITTEVETGEVSYGGAYGAGKGIIDTQETVGGWPQVFSAPAPPDTDNDGMPDTWETANGLDPDNAADRNGDGDGDGYTNLEEYLNGLLETPPADFLRYPTELTATDITTTSINLSWTDNDDTETKIILERSVDEGSTYTVLAELAPNTTSYTDEELEAGQWYYYRLRVENEELVSAYSNHLAVETQPAPMAPFQPSPADGLTGVAPEQLTLSWSGDGLQYDLYMGSSPDQLELLAEGLVEPEYTITQLDEATAYYWSVTSKGAGESAVTGDTWTFTTAMGAVTGLDDPQTLAALNAYPNPFSGSLTIMFELKKQEPVLLSLYDMQNRLVMNVKEKQVYSAGTHQITIKETAGLWGKLQEGVYFCVLQTAEKKIVRRVIFIRE comes from the coding sequence ATGATAAAAAACTACCCCTATTTTGCTGGTCTGCTGATAGCTTTACTTATTGTTTTTTCTGGCCCGGCCCGGGGGCAGGAGCAGCAACTGGCATTTCCAGGTGCAGAGGGTTTTGGCCGTTATACAATAGGAGGCAGAGGCGGAGCAGTTATTGAAGTTACAAACCTGAACAGCTCAGGTCCCGGCAGCTTTAGGGAAGCGGTAGAGAAATCAGGTGCACGAACAGTTGTATTCCGTGTGTCAGGTGTTATCCACCTGGAAACCGATCTGCGCATACGCAATGGTAATCTCACCATAGCGGGGCAGACTGCACCCGGTGATGGCATTACCATCAAGGGCAGCGGTCTGGTTATAAATGCCGATAATGTAATTATCCGCTACCTGCGGATTAGGCCCGGAGATGTGGAAGCCAGGGAGCTGGATGCCATGTGGGGCAGAGAAAACAAAGATATCATCATAGATCACTGCTCCCTGAGCTGGAGTACAGACGAGGTTGGCAGTTTTTACGACAATGAGAATTTTACCATGCAGTGGTGCATATTAAGTGAAAGTCTCTACGAATCAGTACACGATAAAGGCCGCCATGGTTATGGCGGTATCTGGGGAGGCAAGGGTGCAACTTTTCACCACAACCTGCTGGCACACCACTCCAGCCGCAATCCCCGATTTAATGGAGCCCGCTATACCACCACACCAGAAACAGAGCTGGTTGATTTCAGGAATAACGTAATATTTAACTGGGGTAGTAACAGCGCCTATGGTGGAGAGGGAGGTAACCACAACATGGTGGCCAACTACTACAAACCAGGTCCTTCCACAAGTGGTGCCAAAAGGTACCGGATCATCAATCCATCTTATGACAGCAGCCTTCCCTGGGGAAAATGGTATGTTGCTGATAATTTTGTAGAAGGTTATCCCGAGGTGTCTGCAGATAACTGGAATGGCGGCGTACAGGGGCCAAATGCAGATGATCTTGCAACAATAAGGGTGAATGATCCCTTCCAGTTTGCCCCCGTTGAAACTCAGCCCGCACAGGCTGCATTTACAAGTGTACTGGCCGCTGCAGGCGCCAGCTATCCTTATCGTGACCCGATTGATGCCAGGATAACAACTGAAGTGGAAACAGGAGAGGTAAGCTATGGCGGCGCTTATGGTGCCGGTAAGGGTATTATCGATACACAGGAAACTGTAGGAGGCTGGCCCCAGGTATTTTCAGCCCCTGCACCACCTGATACAGACAATGATGGCATGCCAGATACCTGGGAAACAGCCAATGGTCTTGATCCCGACAATGCTGCAGACAGAAATGGCGATGGGGACGGAGATGGTTATACCAACCTGGAAGAATACCTGAATGGCCTGCTGGAAACCCCACCCGCAGATTTTTTACGCTATCCTACCGAACTAACAGCCACAGATATTACCACCACCAGCATAAACCTTAGCTGGACAGACAATGATGATACGGAAACCAAAATAATACTGGAGCGCTCTGTTGATGAAGGCAGTACCTATACAGTGTTAGCAGAGCTGGCGCCCAATACCACCAGCTATACCGACGAGGAGCTGGAGGCAGGGCAATGGTACTATTACCGGCTGCGTGTTGAAAATGAAGAGCTGGTTTCTGCCTACAGCAATCATCTGGCAGTAGAAACCCAGCCTGCGCCAATGGCTCCCTTTCAGCCTTCCCCTGCAGATGGTCTGACTGGTGTTGCGCCGGAACAGCTAACCTTAAGCTGGAGTGGCGATGGGCTGCAATATGATTTGTACATGGGTAGCTCACCCGACCAGCTTGAGCTGCTTGCGGAAGGTTTGGTGGAGCCAGAGTACACAATCACCCAGCTTGATGAGGCTACAGCATATTACTGGAGCGTAACTTCTAAGGGAGCGGGAGAATCTGCTGTAACCGGCGACACCTGGACTTTTACTACTGCTATGGGAGCTGTTACAGGTTTGGATGATCCACAAACACTTGCAGCACTTAATGCTTATCCAAATCCATTCTCCGGCAGCCTTACCATTATGTTTGAGCTGAAAAAGCAGGAGCCGGTGCTGCTCTCTTTATACGACATGCAGAACCGCCTGGTCATGAATGTAAAGGAGAAGCAGGTATACAGTGCAGGTACACATCAAATTACCATTAAAGAAACTGCCGGATTGTGGGGTAAGCTGCAGGAGGGTGTTTACTTCTGTGTACTGCAAACTGCTGAAAAGAAAATAGTTAGAAGAGTAATTTTTATAAGAGAGTAG
- a CDS encoding unsaturated glucuronyl hydrolase (COG4225 Predicted unsaturated glucuronyl hydrolase involved in regulation of bacterial surface properties, and related proteins): MMKIIAYTLPITVLLSVACSSGSSTTAAGENESAIVESAVPQAETPLYIRMATSDMQRNPEGWTIDFNEKPKWEYTHGLMMSAIDKVYDKTGDERYLNYIKNFADFMISEDGSIKTYKKSDYNIDRVNPGKFLIELYKETGEEKYKLAIDELRDQMRNHPRTSEGGFWHKKVYPNQMWLDGLYMGSPFLAQYAAEFNEPALFDDVANQIILMDKYGWNKDKNLYHHGWDESRKQRWADPKTGLSPNFWGRAMGWYAMSLVDVLDYFPKDHPKRDEILRVTKKMADAIVQYQDPESGLWWQVLDQGGREGNYLESSASSMFVYFLAKAAKNGYIDQKYLVDAKEGYKGILDRFIKVDEAGQVTITDAVSVSGLGGNPYRDGSYEYYIGEPKRDNDPKAVGPFIMASLQMEEVNGKSAQNN; encoded by the coding sequence ATGATGAAGATAATCGCTTACACTTTACCAATAACAGTGCTGCTTTCAGTAGCCTGCAGCTCTGGTTCCTCCACAACCGCTGCCGGAGAAAATGAGTCTGCCATAGTAGAAAGTGCAGTTCCGCAGGCAGAAACACCTTTGTATATTCGCATGGCCACCTCAGATATGCAGCGAAACCCCGAAGGCTGGACCATTGACTTCAACGAAAAGCCCAAATGGGAGTATACCCATGGCCTGATGATGTCGGCAATAGATAAGGTGTATGACAAGACAGGTGATGAGCGGTACCTCAACTACATCAAGAATTTTGCTGATTTTATGATCAGTGAGGATGGCAGCATCAAAACCTATAAGAAATCTGACTATAACATCGACAGGGTGAACCCTGGTAAATTCCTGATTGAGCTCTACAAAGAAACCGGTGAAGAAAAGTACAAGCTTGCCATTGATGAGCTTAGGGACCAGATGCGAAATCACCCCCGCACTTCTGAGGGAGGTTTCTGGCATAAAAAAGTATACCCTAACCAGATGTGGCTCGATGGCTTGTACATGGGCTCCCCCTTCCTGGCACAGTATGCGGCAGAATTCAATGAACCTGCCCTTTTTGATGATGTTGCCAATCAGATCATCCTGATGGATAAGTACGGATGGAATAAAGATAAAAACCTATACCATCATGGCTGGGACGAGAGCCGCAAGCAGCGTTGGGCCGATCCTAAAACCGGTCTTTCACCCAACTTCTGGGGCAGGGCTATGGGCTGGTATGCCATGTCGCTGGTAGATGTACTGGATTATTTCCCCAAAGATCATCCTAAAAGAGACGAGATACTGCGGGTAACAAAGAAGATGGCCGATGCCATTGTGCAGTACCAGGATCCTGAATCAGGTTTGTGGTGGCAGGTGCTGGACCAGGGTGGCAGAGAAGGTAACTACCTGGAATCTTCTGCCTCCAGCATGTTTGTCTACTTCCTGGCCAAGGCTGCCAAAAATGGCTACATCGACCAGAAATATCTAGTGGATGCCAAAGAAGGCTACAAGGGAATCCTGGACAGGTTCATCAAAGTAGATGAGGCCGGGCAGGTAACGATCACTGACGCTGTTTCAGTTTCCGGACTTGGTGGCAACCCTTACCGCGATGGTTCCTACGAGTATTATATTGGCGAACCCAAACGCGATAATGATCCAAAAGCAGTGGGACCTTTCATTATGGCATCCCTGCAAATGGAAGAAGTAAATGGAAAGTCTGCGCAGAATAACTAA